One genomic window of Thermorudis peleae includes the following:
- the accD gene encoding acetyl-CoA carboxylase, carboxyltransferase subunit beta, whose translation MSRVWRPRRKQPDNPESTGPMIPDDLWVKCERCRELIYVREFERQLYVCPRCGYHARLTAQQRIATLVDHNTFTAWDTDLITGDPLQFVALGESYREKARQTAQRIGENEALVTGQGSICGVPVAIAVTEFRFFGASMGAVFGEKLVRLVERACERRLPVVTVSSSGGARMQEGAVALMQLARTIAAFRRLTDQQLPHIAVLVDPCYGGVTASYATSADVIFAEPGAMIGFAGPRVIEQVTRQKLPKGFQTAEFLLAHGMIDAVVQRRELPQRIATVISVLQGNRQKAKERPVVEGITQ comes from the coding sequence ATGTCACGAGTGTGGCGACCACGGCGAAAGCAACCCGACAATCCGGAATCAACCGGCCCCATGATTCCAGATGACCTCTGGGTCAAATGCGAGCGGTGCCGTGAGCTGATCTACGTCCGCGAGTTTGAGCGACAACTCTACGTCTGCCCGCGGTGTGGCTATCATGCCCGCCTTACCGCTCAACAGCGGATTGCGACGCTCGTTGACCACAATACGTTTACGGCGTGGGATACTGACCTCATTACTGGCGATCCACTGCAGTTCGTCGCCCTTGGCGAATCGTACCGCGAGAAAGCGCGGCAGACAGCGCAGCGCATTGGCGAGAATGAAGCACTGGTCACCGGCCAGGGTTCGATTTGCGGCGTGCCAGTCGCGATCGCCGTAACAGAATTCCGGTTCTTCGGGGCGTCCATGGGAGCCGTCTTTGGCGAAAAGCTTGTCCGCCTCGTCGAGCGCGCCTGTGAACGGCGGTTGCCGGTGGTGACGGTCTCGTCAAGCGGTGGCGCCCGGATGCAAGAAGGAGCCGTCGCACTCATGCAGCTTGCTCGCACGATCGCTGCATTCCGCCGCCTTACTGACCAGCAACTCCCGCATATTGCGGTCTTGGTTGATCCATGCTACGGCGGAGTGACAGCAAGCTATGCCACGAGTGCTGATGTCATTTTCGCTGAGCCCGGGGCGATGATCGGGTTCGCTGGCCCACGTGTGATTGAGCAGGTAACACGGCAGAAGTTGCCAAAGGGCTTTCAAACCGCGGAGTTCCTGCTCGCGCATGGCATGATCGATGCGGTTGTCCAGCGACGGGAACTGCCGCAACGCATTGCCACCGTGATTTCGGTACTACAGGGCAATCGTCAGAAGGCAAAGGAACGCCCGGTTGTCGAAGGGATCACGCAATGA
- a CDS encoding acetyl-CoA carboxylase carboxyltransferase subunit alpha, which translates to MTETLSAWERVTLARHPQRPHTLHYIQDLLHDFVELHGDRLYADDPAIVGGIGYFNDWAVVVIGHQKGETTQENVRRNFGMPHPEGYRKSERLMRLAERFTLPLITFIDTPAADPGLGSEERGQAWAISSCLQTMAALRVPIVTVVIGEGGSGGALAISVADRILMLENAVYTVASPEACASILWRDPARAPEAATALRLTAADLAALGIIDEVIPEPVPAHEAPHETIQRVGAALARHLHELCATWTAQGYDALLAKRYQKYRQLNYWELQSANASQ; encoded by the coding sequence ATGACAGAGACGCTGTCAGCCTGGGAACGGGTAACCTTAGCACGACATCCACAACGACCGCATACCCTGCACTACATTCAGGATCTGCTCCACGACTTTGTCGAACTCCACGGTGATCGCCTCTACGCCGACGATCCAGCAATCGTGGGCGGAATCGGCTATTTCAACGATTGGGCCGTTGTCGTCATTGGCCATCAAAAAGGTGAGACAACCCAGGAAAACGTCCGCCGCAACTTCGGCATGCCGCATCCTGAGGGCTATCGGAAGTCTGAGCGGCTCATGCGGCTTGCTGAACGCTTCACCCTGCCGCTGATCACCTTTATTGATACCCCAGCAGCAGATCCAGGACTTGGTTCCGAAGAGCGTGGCCAAGCCTGGGCAATTTCCTCGTGTCTGCAGACAATGGCAGCCCTCCGTGTCCCAATTGTTACGGTTGTCATCGGCGAAGGGGGGAGTGGCGGAGCCTTAGCCATCAGCGTTGCTGATCGCATCCTCATGCTCGAAAACGCGGTCTACACCGTTGCTTCGCCAGAAGCGTGTGCATCAATTCTCTGGCGCGATCCAGCACGCGCACCAGAAGCCGCCACGGCACTTCGTCTCACCGCAGCAGATCTCGCCGCGCTCGGCATTATCGATGAGGTTATTCCAGAGCCGGTACCAGCACACGAGGCACCACATGAGACAATTCAACGCGTCGGAGCCGCGCTTGCCCGCCATCTTCACGAGCTCTGCGCAACCTGGACTGCTCAAGGCTACGACGCGCTTCTCGCAAAGCGATATCAGAAATATCGACAACTGAACTATTGGGAACTCCAATCAGCGAACGCCTCGCAGTAG
- a CDS encoding NfeD family protein: MRTWHLRLGLFFFSLLCLLTYGPSAYAQDPPSRVALLHIDGAITPMMANYLHRGLQQAQREQVNAIVVQMNTPGGLSSAMDDIVTDFLQSPIPVIVYVAPPGARAASAGVFITYAAHIAAMAPTTNIGSASPVFLGPSGEATSPDQTMRQKVVNDAVAKIRNLATLRGRNADWAEQAVREAVNITADQALQLHVIDLIAPTLPDLLAQVDGRVVKVATGEVVLHTRDAQVIPISMSLSERFFQLLTDPNIAYILLSLGMLGLFFELANPGGVLPGIIGGILLLLGLFALGNLDANWTGVLLMAFAFLLFLADVYFPTHGALTVGGIIAFALGSFLLLSSPASPVFQVSRLVIATVVGLISGLFVLVVVLVAHVHTRQPTTGREALIDQIAVVREKLDPEGMVFVMGELWRARSINGPVNVGERVRVVAVEGLTLLVTPELEVGSPDHLPTLAPASLERGWRPLARRLMQSVIGVRSSRV; the protein is encoded by the coding sequence ATGCGAACATGGCACCTCCGACTGGGACTCTTTTTCTTTAGTCTTCTCTGCCTATTAACTTATGGGCCATCTGCGTATGCCCAAGACCCGCCGTCTCGAGTCGCGCTCCTCCACATCGATGGTGCCATCACGCCCATGATGGCGAATTACCTGCATCGTGGACTGCAACAAGCGCAGCGCGAGCAGGTGAACGCGATTGTCGTCCAGATGAATACGCCGGGCGGGCTCTCAAGCGCGATGGATGACATTGTGACCGATTTTCTGCAAAGCCCGATCCCGGTGATTGTCTACGTTGCACCGCCAGGAGCGCGGGCTGCGTCTGCTGGGGTCTTTATCACCTATGCAGCCCACATTGCCGCGATGGCGCCAACGACCAATATTGGCTCGGCAAGTCCGGTGTTCCTAGGCCCGTCTGGCGAAGCCACATCACCTGATCAGACGATGCGCCAGAAGGTTGTCAATGATGCCGTTGCAAAGATTCGGAACCTTGCTACCCTACGCGGTCGCAATGCTGATTGGGCTGAGCAAGCGGTTCGCGAAGCGGTCAATATCACTGCCGATCAAGCACTGCAACTCCACGTGATTGATCTGATTGCGCCCACCCTTCCTGATTTGCTTGCGCAGGTCGATGGACGAGTCGTCAAGGTCGCGACTGGCGAGGTTGTGCTCCATACGCGTGATGCTCAGGTGATTCCCATCTCGATGTCGCTCTCTGAGCGGTTTTTCCAATTGCTGACTGATCCAAACATTGCCTATATCCTGCTCAGTCTTGGCATGCTTGGCCTATTCTTTGAGCTTGCGAATCCGGGTGGAGTGCTTCCGGGCATTATCGGGGGCATTCTCCTCCTTCTTGGCCTCTTTGCCTTGGGTAATCTCGATGCCAATTGGACTGGTGTCTTGCTGATGGCGTTCGCCTTCCTCCTCTTCCTCGCCGACGTGTATTTCCCGACCCATGGGGCACTGACGGTTGGCGGTATCATTGCGTTTGCGCTTGGTTCGTTCTTGCTGCTTAGCTCACCAGCAAGTCCAGTGTTTCAGGTTTCACGCCTGGTCATTGCAACGGTGGTCGGCCTCATTTCGGGCCTCTTTGTTCTCGTCGTTGTGCTGGTTGCCCATGTGCACACACGACAGCCAACGACGGGACGCGAAGCCTTGATTGATCAGATTGCCGTTGTACGCGAGAAGCTTGATCCTGAAGGCATGGTCTTCGTCATGGGCGAGCTATGGCGTGCGCGCTCGATCAATGGGCCAGTCAATGTTGGCGAGCGTGTACGGGTTGTTGCTGTCGAAGGACTCACGCTGCTTGTTACTCCTGAACTTGAAGTCGGCTCTCCTGACCATTTGCCAACGCTTGCTCCCGCTTCGCTTGAGCGTGGATGGCGACCTCTCGCTCGACGGCTCATGCAGAGTGTGATCGGCGTTCGCTCGTCGCGGGTCTAA
- a CDS encoding Hsp20/alpha crystallin family protein: protein MHPWDPWGELLGYEPVDVARDPAPRVRRPGAVSGVGVPVDILETDDAYVVYAVIPGVRPEEIQLQVIDNTLQLSGEVREPSVSGNWLSRERRFGHFRRRLPLPGAVRVEDAEAEYSNGVLIVRLPKAAESGARSIPIRRPSRM from the coding sequence ATGCATCCTTGGGATCCATGGGGAGAATTGCTTGGATACGAGCCGGTCGATGTTGCTCGTGACCCTGCTCCACGTGTACGGCGCCCAGGAGCGGTCAGCGGCGTTGGTGTCCCGGTCGATATCCTCGAAACAGACGATGCATATGTGGTCTACGCTGTTATTCCAGGCGTACGCCCTGAGGAGATCCAACTCCAGGTTATTGACAATACCTTGCAACTCAGTGGCGAAGTGCGCGAGCCGAGCGTGAGTGGAAACTGGCTCTCACGTGAGCGCCGCTTTGGCCATTTCCGTCGTCGTCTGCCTCTGCCAGGCGCAGTACGCGTCGAGGACGCCGAAGCAGAATATAGCAACGGTGTCCTCATCGTCCGCTTGCCGAAAGCAGCTGAGAGCGGTGCTCGGTCTATCCCGATCCGGCGCCCAAGCCGTATGTAG
- a CDS encoding AAA family ATPase: MVPQLLRISQFLCYRQPVELDFRGMHVACLCGENGAGKSALLDAITWALWGKARANDQDLISLGGTETRVELTFSLNGREFRVIRRRSAAAPGSAAKGVLELHARDGERWHVLTEGGMRQTQERLNRLLGIDYETFVNSAFLLQGRADAFTRKTPAERKQVLGDILNLQIYDLCQKYAREQARAIEAQLAEGEREGARLRQLVDQLPELEAAATQQHAIIQQQEARRDDLQQRYESLAQAVRALEHLAELAADRRERLKNLQTEAATLQARRAERAQRLAIAKEILARAEEITQQYQALQEARNQLQELNEQLRQRQGLLVRQQELRTLLTQEVACVERELHAVEQQLARFAQDLQHLPALEQEIVQLASQYQSLADLDSQRDAIETTIQTTHAKLAELQAQCEQLKAQGQQLKQQLRQLNAIGATCPVCLRPLDQADRERLMQELNQHGQELNAEYRQKQAEIANLKAELQRLEAERNRVRQDLSAREQLQQRLLRLQERVQLMQQQREQQSALAVRADELRQQLQSGTLGQAYRDELRQIQEALAAIPYDEATHLAAQAKVRDLADAEARYHDLLQKAATIEQEERELCSLTEQLEHVQQDIDALVNELSGIEQQLTGLAPLRAQMNTLAEELNAVDLSLREAHAELGRIEQRLADARQGAEQLEVLERAQQQLRDDLQSLDVLVRAFGRDGIQAMIIEDMLPELEERANAILDRMPGNTMRLSFRTQRPKRTDNQLTETLDIIISDELGQRPYELYSGGEAFRLNFAIRVALSMLLAHRAGTRLETLVIDEGFGSQDAKGREGIVQALRAVEDEFALILVITHLEELKDLFPTRITVVKTVEGSQIYVN; encoded by the coding sequence ATGGTTCCACAGCTGCTGCGCATAAGCCAATTCCTTTGCTATCGCCAACCGGTTGAGCTCGATTTTCGCGGCATGCACGTTGCATGTCTCTGCGGCGAAAATGGGGCTGGCAAGTCAGCATTGCTTGATGCCATAACCTGGGCGTTGTGGGGCAAGGCGCGAGCAAACGATCAGGATCTGATTAGCCTTGGTGGTACCGAGACACGTGTTGAGTTGACATTCAGTCTCAATGGCCGTGAATTTCGCGTTATCCGGCGTCGTTCCGCAGCTGCCCCTGGTAGTGCCGCAAAAGGCGTGCTTGAGTTACACGCGCGTGATGGCGAGCGCTGGCATGTCCTGACAGAAGGCGGCATGCGGCAGACGCAAGAGCGGCTGAACCGCTTGCTTGGCATTGATTACGAAACGTTCGTGAATTCAGCCTTCCTTCTTCAAGGCCGGGCTGATGCGTTTACGCGGAAGACGCCGGCTGAGCGTAAGCAGGTCTTGGGTGACATCTTAAACCTGCAAATTTATGACCTGTGTCAGAAATATGCCCGAGAACAAGCTCGGGCCATCGAGGCACAGCTGGCAGAAGGGGAGCGGGAAGGAGCCCGACTGCGTCAACTTGTTGATCAGCTCCCGGAGCTTGAAGCTGCAGCTACTCAGCAGCATGCCATCATTCAGCAACAAGAGGCACGGCGGGACGATCTCCAGCAGCGCTACGAGTCTCTTGCACAAGCTGTCCGCGCACTTGAGCACTTAGCGGAGCTTGCTGCAGATCGGCGAGAGCGCTTGAAGAATCTTCAGACAGAGGCAGCGACGCTTCAGGCGCGACGGGCAGAGCGCGCGCAGCGGCTCGCAATAGCGAAAGAGATCCTCGCGCGGGCCGAGGAAATTACCCAGCAATACCAGGCGCTGCAAGAGGCACGCAATCAATTACAAGAGCTGAATGAACAACTGCGTCAGCGGCAAGGGCTCTTAGTGCGCCAGCAAGAGCTTCGGACCTTGCTTACGCAAGAGGTCGCGTGCGTCGAACGTGAACTGCATGCCGTGGAGCAGCAGCTTGCGCGTTTTGCTCAGGATCTCCAGCATCTCCCTGCATTGGAGCAGGAGATCGTTCAACTTGCGTCCCAATACCAGTCCCTTGCTGATCTTGATAGTCAGCGGGATGCGATTGAAACAACCATCCAAACAACACATGCCAAACTTGCTGAACTGCAAGCACAGTGTGAGCAACTCAAGGCACAGGGTCAGCAATTGAAACAGCAACTGCGCCAGCTGAATGCCATCGGTGCAACGTGTCCGGTTTGTCTCCGGCCGCTTGATCAGGCGGATCGTGAACGGCTGATGCAAGAGCTCAACCAACATGGGCAAGAGTTGAACGCAGAGTATCGGCAGAAACAGGCAGAAATCGCAAATCTCAAGGCAGAACTGCAACGCCTCGAAGCTGAGCGGAATCGTGTACGGCAAGACCTCTCGGCCCGCGAACAGCTGCAGCAGCGTCTCCTGCGCTTGCAAGAGCGTGTGCAGCTTATGCAGCAACAGCGTGAGCAGCAGTCTGCCTTGGCCGTACGGGCGGACGAACTACGGCAGCAGTTGCAATCGGGGACGCTGGGCCAAGCCTATCGCGATGAGTTGCGACAGATTCAAGAGGCGCTCGCCGCTATCCCGTACGATGAAGCTACTCATCTCGCTGCACAAGCGAAAGTGCGTGATCTGGCCGATGCCGAAGCGCGTTACCATGATCTACTCCAGAAAGCTGCGACGATTGAGCAGGAGGAACGTGAACTCTGTTCTCTCACTGAGCAACTCGAGCACGTGCAGCAGGACATCGATGCGCTGGTGAATGAGCTCAGCGGGATTGAGCAGCAGCTCACGGGGTTGGCGCCGTTGCGAGCGCAGATGAACACCCTCGCTGAAGAGCTCAACGCTGTTGATCTCAGCCTGCGTGAGGCACACGCTGAATTGGGTCGCATTGAGCAACGACTTGCTGATGCGCGTCAGGGTGCCGAACAACTCGAGGTTTTGGAGCGCGCGCAGCAGCAATTGCGCGATGATCTGCAGTCCCTCGACGTGTTAGTGCGTGCGTTTGGTCGCGATGGGATTCAGGCAATGATTATCGAGGATATGCTTCCGGAACTTGAAGAGCGCGCGAATGCCATTCTTGATCGTATGCCCGGCAATACCATGCGCCTCTCGTTCCGGACCCAGCGACCGAAGCGCACAGACAACCAGCTTACGGAGACGCTCGATATCATCATTAGTGATGAACTCGGCCAACGCCCATATGAGCTGTACAGTGGCGGTGAAGCCTTCCGCTTGAATTTTGCGATCCGCGTTGCGCTCAGCATGTTGCTTGCTCATCGGGCTGGGACACGCCTCGAAACCCTCGTAATCGATGAAGGCTTTGGCTCACAGGACGCAAAAGGGCGTGAAGGGATTGTTCAGGCACTTCGAGCAGTCGAAGACGAGTTTGCGCTGATCCTGGTCATCACGCATCTTGAGGAACTCAAGGATCTGTTCCCAACGCGCATTACAGTCGTCAAAACCGTTGAGGGATCGCAGATCTATGTGAACTAG
- a CDS encoding slipin family protein, giving the protein MGGLIVAVIIVLFALIVLSSAVRVVQEYERGVIYRLGRLAGIRGPGLILLVPFIERMVKVDLRVVTMDIPTQEVITRDNVTIRVNAVAYFRVVDPSAAYNNVTDYFRATSQIAQTTLRSVLGQVELDELLAEREKINQKLQTIIDEQTEPWGIKVSIVEVKDVELPDTMQRAMARQAEAERERRAKIIHAEGEYAAANQLSEAARVLLTVPGALQLRYLQTLTEISAERNSTIIFPLPIDLITPFLGDRRLTTAPIAGGEEPQPSDGASSSKGSSSGD; this is encoded by the coding sequence ATGGGTGGGCTCATTGTTGCCGTCATCATCGTTCTCTTTGCGTTGATTGTCCTCAGTTCGGCAGTGCGTGTCGTGCAGGAATATGAGCGGGGGGTCATTTACCGGCTCGGCCGGTTAGCTGGGATCCGCGGACCAGGGCTCATCCTACTTGTGCCGTTCATCGAGCGAATGGTTAAGGTCGATCTTCGCGTTGTCACCATGGATATTCCAACTCAGGAGGTGATTACGCGAGATAATGTCACGATCCGCGTGAATGCCGTTGCCTATTTCCGAGTCGTCGATCCAAGTGCGGCCTATAACAACGTTACCGATTACTTCCGCGCAACCTCGCAAATTGCCCAGACGACATTACGCAGTGTCCTTGGCCAAGTCGAGCTCGATGAGTTGCTGGCGGAACGCGAGAAGATTAACCAGAAGCTTCAAACGATTATCGATGAACAGACTGAGCCCTGGGGTATTAAAGTCAGCATTGTGGAGGTCAAGGATGTGGAGTTGCCCGACACAATGCAGCGGGCAATGGCACGACAAGCTGAAGCCGAACGCGAACGGCGGGCCAAGATCATCCACGCCGAAGGCGAATACGCTGCGGCAAATCAGCTTTCCGAAGCTGCGCGCGTCCTCCTGACAGTGCCTGGGGCGTTGCAATTGCGCTATCTGCAGACGCTGACCGAGATTTCTGCCGAGCGCAACAGTACTATCATCTTCCCTCTGCCGATCGACTTGATTACCCCGTTTCTTGGCGATCGCCGCTTAACGACTGCGCCAATTGCTGGGGGTGAGGAGCCGCAGCCGAGCGACGGCGCGTCATCCAGCAAGGGCTCGTCATCTGGCGATTAA
- a CDS encoding glucose-1-phosphate adenylyltransferase, translating into MNDVVVMILAGGQGERLSILSRQRAKPAVPFAGKYRIIDFALSNCVNSGLFDIAVLTQYRPHSLNEHIGHGRPWDLDRERNGGVVILQPYLGRSHSGWYRGTADAVYHNLFYITRRPYTDVLILAGDHVYAMDYRPMIAFHRQHDADVTLAVQPVPWEEASRFGIMLVDDEDRVIQFEEKPAKPKSNLASMGIYLFKRDVLVDLFSLHGPDVPEFIDFGQDVIPFLIPTGKVFAYRFEGYWQDVGTIQSYWEANMALLEDLPKLNLYDPNWRIHTRSEERPPAKIMDGSVVSRSLISNGCIIIRARVEHSVLSPGVIVHEGAVVRDSIVMTDTVIGPGAVVDRCILDKSVQVGAGSYLGYGDDFTPNWLEPTRLYSGITLVGRKAVIPPGIVVGRNVLIGPDVNESDFPSREIPSGETINPLATVVWS; encoded by the coding sequence ATGAACGATGTCGTGGTTATGATCCTGGCAGGAGGACAGGGAGAACGACTCAGTATCCTCTCACGTCAGCGTGCCAAGCCGGCTGTTCCCTTTGCTGGGAAATATCGCATCATTGACTTTGCACTGAGTAACTGTGTCAACTCTGGCTTGTTTGATATTGCCGTCCTCACGCAGTACCGTCCGCATTCGCTTAATGAACATATTGGTCATGGCCGCCCGTGGGATCTCGACCGCGAACGCAATGGCGGCGTTGTCATCTTGCAACCCTATCTTGGCCGCTCGCATTCCGGCTGGTATCGCGGTACCGCTGACGCGGTCTACCACAACCTCTTTTATATCACGCGCCGGCCATATACCGATGTGCTCATTTTGGCCGGTGATCATGTCTATGCCATGGATTATCGACCGATGATCGCCTTTCATCGTCAACACGATGCCGATGTAACGCTGGCCGTGCAACCAGTCCCCTGGGAAGAGGCAAGTCGCTTTGGGATTATGCTCGTCGATGATGAAGACCGGGTTATTCAGTTTGAAGAAAAGCCAGCCAAGCCCAAGAGCAATTTGGCGTCAATGGGAATCTATCTCTTTAAGCGCGATGTGCTCGTTGACCTCTTCTCCCTCCATGGTCCAGACGTTCCCGAATTCATCGACTTTGGGCAGGATGTGATCCCCTTCCTGATTCCTACCGGGAAAGTGTTTGCGTATCGTTTTGAAGGATACTGGCAGGATGTTGGCACGATTCAGTCATACTGGGAAGCTAACATGGCCCTGCTTGAGGATTTGCCGAAGCTGAATCTCTATGACCCGAATTGGCGAATCCACACACGCAGCGAGGAACGCCCTCCAGCCAAAATCATGGACGGATCAGTAGTCTCGCGTAGCCTGATTTCCAATGGCTGCATCATCATTCGTGCCCGTGTAGAGCATTCGGTGCTCTCACCAGGGGTCATTGTGCATGAAGGCGCGGTCGTTCGCGATTCAATCGTCATGACAGATACGGTGATTGGGCCTGGGGCTGTTGTCGATCGCTGCATTCTTGACAAAAGCGTGCAGGTGGGGGCTGGAAGTTATCTCGGGTATGGGGATGACTTTACGCCGAACTGGCTGGAGCCGACAAGACTCTATAGCGGCATCACTCTCGTTGGGCGCAAAGCAGTGATTCCGCCCGGGATTGTCGTTGGACGAAATGTCCTCATTGGCCCAGATGTGAACGAATCGGATTTTCCGAGCCGTGAAATTCCGAGTGGTGAAACGATTAATCCGCTTGCCACAGTTGTCTGGTCGTAG
- a CDS encoding site-2 protease family protein — protein MTWTWRLFTVRGIEVRVHPTMLLVVCWAAWHWGTHAFDPLLGVLFSLFLIIAIFVSVAGHELAHAIFAHRSGLAVNGITLLPIGGVAQIEPAPLLPTQEARIAWAGPALNLCVTLLLTPVVVVSCLSRGINSIVQLAMVMREASVTNFVLVVWGANLCLALFNLVPAFPLDGGRVLRAWLTVIFGRRIAGQVAVLFGYAAGVALLLAGLYFRDPLIGIIAVFMLAATLIEQRLLRLELAMRRLPVGQFAVWDMGGIAPDASLVHALHGGPRDLAVVDAEGQVVGMLWREDVLRYAALAYELTVRDVMDPHPVTVDLSLPVYDAYLRMLETGHPAVPVTERGRYRGIFTADRLLHVYRFLGSQQRKRDYSLVLAELLGLVAR, from the coding sequence ATGACCTGGACATGGCGACTGTTTACGGTTCGTGGTATCGAAGTTCGTGTGCATCCCACCATGCTCCTAGTGGTGTGCTGGGCGGCCTGGCACTGGGGAACGCACGCGTTTGATCCTCTCCTCGGCGTGCTGTTCAGCTTGTTCCTGATTATCGCGATCTTTGTCAGTGTTGCTGGCCATGAACTCGCCCATGCGATCTTTGCACACCGGAGTGGGCTCGCAGTAAATGGCATTACCTTGCTCCCAATCGGTGGCGTGGCGCAAATCGAACCAGCACCGTTGCTCCCAACCCAGGAAGCACGTATTGCCTGGGCTGGTCCCGCGTTGAATCTCTGCGTAACGCTGCTGCTCACCCCGGTGGTTGTGGTGAGTTGCCTTTCGCGCGGCATCAATTCCATCGTCCAGCTCGCGATGGTTATGCGTGAGGCGAGCGTGACCAATTTTGTCTTGGTCGTCTGGGGGGCAAACCTTTGCCTGGCACTCTTTAACCTCGTACCGGCATTCCCGCTTGACGGTGGGCGTGTGCTGCGTGCCTGGCTCACGGTCATCTTTGGGCGTCGCATTGCCGGACAGGTCGCTGTACTCTTCGGGTATGCTGCTGGCGTGGCATTATTGCTTGCTGGCTTGTATTTCCGTGATCCCCTGATTGGGATTATCGCGGTTTTTATGCTTGCAGCGACGCTGATCGAGCAGCGGTTGCTCCGTCTCGAGCTTGCGATGCGCCGTCTGCCAGTTGGCCAGTTCGCCGTGTGGGACATGGGCGGTATTGCTCCCGATGCCTCGTTGGTTCATGCCTTGCACGGCGGGCCACGCGATCTTGCCGTTGTTGATGCTGAGGGACAGGTTGTCGGGATGCTCTGGCGCGAAGATGTGCTCCGGTACGCTGCGCTTGCGTATGAGTTAACTGTCCGCGATGTTATGGATCCTCATCCAGTGACGGTTGATCTGTCACTCCCGGTCTACGATGCCTATTTGCGCATGCTCGAAACGGGGCATCCAGCCGTGCCAGTGACCGAGCGAGGGCGCTATCGCGGCATTTTCACCGCTGATCGGCTCTTGCATGTCTACCGCTTCCTCGGCTCGCAACAACGAAAGCGTGATTATTCGCTTGTCCTCGCTGAACTGCTTGGCCTTGTTGCCCGCTAG
- the pyrB gene encoding aspartate carbamoyltransferase, which yields MEMPRHVVSVEQFDRATLFLLFERAEALRHCTAEALASRLRHKVMATLFYEPSTRTRLSFEAAMVRLGGQVISAEYAAATSSAAKGESIEDTARIISGYADVLVIRHPQAGAAARAASVATIPVINAGDGANEHPTQALLDLYTIWREHGRLDHLRIAFVGDLRYGRTVHSLARLLRHCQDIEVFLCAPSVARLDTELIAELITAGLNVQECDDLLALAPTLDVVYQTRVQRERYQTQAEYEQARSRFILDETFLDAFNPRGIILHPLPRNEEIAPSVDRDPRAAYFRQAHNGLFLRMALLEWVFNLLHADLTTSDGSAWTIR from the coding sequence ATGGAGATGCCCCGTCACGTTGTGTCGGTTGAGCAGTTTGATCGCGCAACACTTTTTCTCCTCTTTGAGCGGGCCGAAGCCCTGCGTCACTGCACAGCTGAAGCGCTGGCGAGCCGTTTGCGACATAAGGTCATGGCAACGCTCTTTTACGAACCAAGCACGCGAACGCGGTTGAGCTTCGAAGCGGCCATGGTTCGGCTTGGTGGCCAGGTGATCTCAGCCGAATATGCAGCCGCCACATCCTCCGCAGCGAAGGGCGAGAGTATCGAAGATACGGCCAGGATTATCTCGGGCTATGCCGACGTGCTGGTTATCCGGCATCCCCAGGCAGGTGCAGCTGCGCGTGCGGCATCCGTTGCCACGATTCCCGTGATTAACGCCGGTGATGGCGCGAATGAACACCCAACCCAAGCCCTACTTGACCTCTACACGATCTGGCGCGAACACGGGCGCCTCGACCATCTCCGCATCGCTTTTGTCGGCGACTTACGCTATGGCCGCACGGTCCATTCGCTTGCGCGTCTGCTCCGCCATTGCCAGGATATTGAGGTCTTTCTCTGCGCACCTTCGGTCGCTCGGCTGGACACAGAATTGATCGCGGAGCTCATTACTGCCGGCTTGAACGTGCAGGAATGTGATGATCTCCTCGCGCTTGCGCCAACCCTGGATGTCGTCTATCAGACTCGCGTCCAGCGTGAGCGTTACCAAACCCAGGCCGAATATGAACAGGCGCGAAGCCGGTTTATTCTCGATGAGACGTTCCTCGATGCATTCAACCCGCGCGGCATTATTCTGCACCCCTTACCACGCAACGAGGAGATCGCCCCCAGCGTGGATCGTGATCCACGTGCGGCCTATTTCCGCCAGGCGCACAATGGCCTCTTTCTCCGGATGGCATTGCTCGAGTGGGTCTTTAATCTCCTCCACGCCGACTTGACGACCTCGGATGGTTCGGCCTGGACAATACGTTAA